One genomic window of Salmo salar chromosome ssa12, Ssal_v3.1, whole genome shotgun sequence includes the following:
- the LOC106592376 gene encoding uromodulin, with protein sequence MRMILVALLVPLLVLSSAGHTSGTIVTSCEACHEQAVCSTSPTAGDITCTCKKGFSGDGLICLPGHTATDDHHAPRRVRRSYPTSNTNLAHVRFSCGFYECADGEDCITVDGIQQCANPCKSYTVLNDLWRSTNNNEGEKHCDRNVHWDGYYRMFIGNQSVSMPDKCVDSLMCGTQAPLWLAFPPPQQVDEIVQSAVCASFNGDCCWVQSQPIHVKACPGNYFVYKFVMPPGCYFAYCAYVSALTTTPKPVTTTTTTTTTTTTTKAPVKVTTTTKAPVKVTTTTKAPVKVTTTTKAPVKVTTTTQTPVKVTKTTNAPVKDTTTTQTPVTIPTTTQTPAKITTTPQTPVKITTIMQTPVKVTTTTQTPIKITATTQTSINITTTTKSPVDKNRTTTTTQSQVATTTPKAMCGTCRAGETCVSTDGVTWRCERPDQPVLLRPELVCGRSLVQVGLNRTNLEAAGLDATTANLADPQCNAHEERGGIVWYQVERTEGACGNTLETNGIDAIFSNSLFIYHIHDVSFTRPVSVPFSCAYPLESETSLDVAIKPYLS encoded by the exons atgaggatgatccTGGTAGCTCTGCTGGTTCCTCTCCTGGTTCTGTCCAGCGCTGGACATACCTCAG GAACGATTGTCACCAGCTGCGAGGCGTGTCACGAACAAGCCGTCTGCAGCACCTCGCCCACGGCAGGTGACATCACATGCACCTGTAAGAAGGGCTTCTCCGGAGACGGCCTCATCTGCTTACCCGGCCACACCGCCACCGACGACCACCATGCCCCTCGCCGTGTCCGCCGCTCCTACCCCACCTCCAACACCAACCTTGCCCATGTCCGGTTCAGCTGCGGCTTTTATGAGTGCGCTGATGGGGAGGACTGCATCACGGTCGATGGCATCCAGCAGTGCGCCAACCCCTGCAAGAGCTACACGGTCCTGAACGACCTGTGGCGTTCCACCAACAACAATGAGGGCGAGAAACACTGTGACCGCAACGTCCACTGGGACGGCTATTACCGCATGTTCATCGGCAACCAGAGCGTGTCCATGCCGGACAAGTGTGTAGATTCGTTAATGTGCGGCACCCAGGCTCCCTTGTGGCTGGCGTTTCCTCCCCCCCAGCAGGTGGATGAGATTGTCCAGAGTGCAGTCTGCGCCAGCTTCAATGGGGACTGCTGCTGGGTGCAGTCTCAGCCCATCCACGTCAAGGCATGCCCTGGGAACTACTTTGTGTACAAGTTCGTCATGCCTCCCGGGTGCTACTTCGCCTATTGTGCAT ATGTGTCAGCTCTCACCACAACACCAAAACCagtcacaacaacaaccacaacaacaacaacaaccacaacaacaaaagcACCTGTAAAGGTCACCACAACAACAAAAGCACCTGTAAAGGTCACCACAACAACAAAAGCACCTGTAAAGGTCACCACAACAACAAAAGCACCTGTAAAggtcaccacaacaacacaaacacctgTAAAGGTCACCAAGACAACAAATGCACCTGTAAAAGACACCACGACAACACAAACACCTGTTACGATACCCACGACAACACAAACACCTGCTAAGATCACCACAACACCGCAAACACCTGTTAAGATCACCACGATAATGCAGACACCTGTTAAggtcaccacaacaacacaaacacctaTTAAGATCACCGCGACAACACAAACATCCATAAATATCACCACTACGACAAAATCACCAGTAGACAAAAAtcgcaccacaacaacaacacagtcaCAGGTTGCCACGACTACGCCAAAAGCAATGTGTGGTACCTGCAGAGCGGGGGAGACCTGCGTGAGCACCGATGGGGTCACTTGGCGGTGTGAGAGGCCAG aTCAGCCTGTTTTGCTGCGACCTGAGCTGGTATGTGGGCGGAGCCTGGTACAGGTGGGTCTCAACAGGACTAACCTGGAGGCCGCTGGTCTGGACGCCACCACCGCTAACCTGGCCGACCCCCAGTGTAACGCTCACGAAGAGCGTGGCGGCATAGTATGGTACCAGGTGGAGCGCACAGAGGGCGCCTGCGGAAACACTCTGGAG ACAAACGGAATTGACGCCATCTTTTCCAACAGTTTATTCATCTACCACATTCACGACGTGTCCTTCACTCGACCCGTGAGCGTGCCTTTCTCTTGTGCCTACCCTCTGG